A single region of the Duganella sp. BuS-21 genome encodes:
- a CDS encoding MarR family transcriptional regulator, which yields MTSIEERFSTALHGSARVWRLAIDRRLKHLNLSQASWMAIALTAKEAEPPSQTRLAARAGVEDPTMVATVDRLVKAGYMVRTPSATDRRVKLLSLTPAGQEIYESVRAEAEALRRELLGTVDPDMLRTVTAFLEAIQANIESLP from the coding sequence ATGACCTCGATAGAAGAGCGCTTCTCCACCGCCCTGCACGGCAGCGCCCGCGTCTGGCGCCTCGCCATCGACCGCCGCCTCAAGCATTTGAACCTGAGCCAGGCCAGCTGGATGGCGATCGCCCTCACCGCCAAGGAAGCGGAGCCACCATCGCAAACGCGGCTGGCGGCGCGCGCCGGGGTCGAAGATCCGACCATGGTGGCCACCGTCGACCGCCTGGTGAAAGCCGGTTACATGGTGCGCACGCCTTCGGCCACCGACCGCCGCGTCAAACTGCTCAGCCTCACGCCGGCCGGGCAGGAAATCTACGAATCGGTGCGTGCCGAAGCCGAAGCGCTGCGCCGCGAGCTGCTGGGCACGGTCGATCCCGACATGCTGCGCACCGTCACCGCCTTCCTGGAAGCAATCCAGGCCAATATCGAGTCGCTGCCATGA
- a CDS encoding FAD-dependent oxidoreductase — MQSKFVIVGGGAGGLELACKLARKLGPEQVMLVDSRLYHIWKPSLHEVAAGTLDVHQEGLSYQMLAHDNGFTFVYGPLLALDAPQRLLTVGAILSGAEEILPERQVRFESLVLAVGSTANYFGVPGAAEHSISLNATEDAERFRLTLLKRLTLTALEKAAGVDVVIIGGGATGVELAAELREASGVYAAYGFRQLQAERDVRITLLEGAPRILAPLPEKVSTAALALLRERAVTVVTDTRVTAIDATSVRAGDAVYPAQIVVWAAGIKAPDFLKTLGLPTIKSGQLDVDDSLAVKGYDYIYALGDCAACAGPDGKLVPPRAQAAHQQADYLLDTFLRRHKGKPPQTKPYQYRDYGSLVSFGQTNSVGSLMGSLKGLSWFVDGFVARMMYTSLHLMHHQAVLGTVRTGLLALARFLIKRTTPLVKLH; from the coding sequence TTGCAGAGTAAATTCGTGATCGTTGGCGGCGGGGCAGGCGGGCTGGAGCTCGCCTGCAAACTGGCACGCAAGCTGGGGCCGGAGCAGGTGATGCTGGTTGACAGCCGGCTGTACCATATCTGGAAACCGTCGCTGCATGAAGTGGCGGCCGGTACCCTGGACGTGCATCAGGAAGGCTTGTCTTACCAGATGCTGGCGCACGACAACGGCTTTACCTTTGTGTATGGCCCGCTGCTGGCGCTCGATGCGCCGCAGCGCCTGCTGACCGTGGGCGCCATCCTCAGCGGCGCGGAAGAAATCCTGCCCGAGCGGCAGGTGCGCTTCGAGTCACTGGTGCTGGCGGTCGGCAGCACCGCCAATTATTTCGGCGTGCCCGGCGCTGCCGAGCACAGCATTTCCCTGAACGCGACGGAAGACGCCGAGCGTTTCCGCCTGACGCTGCTCAAGCGCCTGACCCTGACCGCACTGGAGAAAGCGGCCGGGGTGGACGTCGTCATCATCGGCGGCGGCGCCACCGGCGTCGAGCTGGCGGCCGAACTACGCGAAGCGAGCGGCGTGTATGCCGCCTATGGCTTCCGCCAGTTGCAGGCCGAGCGCGACGTGCGCATCACCTTGCTGGAAGGGGCGCCGCGCATCCTGGCGCCGTTGCCTGAAAAAGTCTCGACCGCCGCGCTGGCATTGCTGCGCGAGCGCGCCGTCACCGTGGTCACCGACACCCGTGTCACCGCCATCGACGCCACCAGCGTGCGCGCCGGCGACGCCGTGTATCCGGCGCAGATCGTGGTGTGGGCGGCCGGCATCAAGGCGCCCGATTTCCTCAAGACGCTGGGCCTGCCGACCATCAAGTCCGGCCAGCTGGACGTCGACGACAGCTTGGCGGTCAAAGGTTACGACTATATCTATGCGCTTGGCGATTGCGCCGCCTGCGCCGGGCCGGACGGCAAGCTGGTGCCGCCGCGCGCGCAGGCTGCGCACCAGCAGGCCGATTATCTGCTGGACACCTTTCTGCGCCGGCACAAGGGCAAGCCGCCGCAAACCAAGCCCTACCAATACCGCGACTACGGCTCGCTGGTGTCGTTCGGCCAGACCAACTCGGTCGGCAGCCTGATGGGCTCGTTAAAGGGCTTAAGCTGGTTTGTCGACGGCTTTGTGGCGCGCATGATGTACACCAGCCTGCACCTGATGCATCACCAGGCCGTGCTGGGTACGGTGCGCACCGGCCTGCTGGCGCTGGCGCGCTTCCTGATCAAGCGCACCACGCCGCTGGTCAAGCTGCACTAG
- a CDS encoding ATP-binding protein — translation MSVPAPQEPQPSQQDALRSADLSELLGHVHTCWDNERRSLSRQLHDSLGSSLTALTMHLGLLMQKLPSDQALQDRAGHMKKLLGQIVETNRQMQIKLWNDKLEFLGVRVALEELVADFGAQHNITARSSLPEDELDCPRSHGIVLVHMLEEALRNIASHAQASEVEVIVDDNEDEVMLTVKDNGVGLSGPVPAVPELADHKFGLRMVRERAAYLGGTLTVCSGPERGVTLSMILPKPKPSPSAA, via the coding sequence ATGTCCGTACCGGCACCGCAAGAACCACAACCTTCCCAGCAAGACGCCCTGCGCAGCGCGGACCTGAGCGAGCTTTTGGGCCATGTCCACACCTGCTGGGATAATGAACGGCGCTCGCTGTCGCGCCAGCTGCACGACAGCCTGGGCTCGTCGCTGACGGCGCTTACCATGCACCTCGGCCTGCTGATGCAAAAGCTGCCGTCCGATCAGGCGCTGCAGGACCGCGCCGGCCACATGAAAAAGCTGCTGGGCCAGATCGTCGAAACCAACCGCCAGATGCAGATCAAGCTGTGGAACGACAAGCTCGAATTCCTCGGCGTGCGGGTGGCGCTGGAAGAACTGGTGGCCGATTTCGGCGCGCAACACAACATCACGGCGCGCAGCAGCCTGCCCGAAGACGAGCTGGACTGTCCGCGCAGCCACGGCATCGTGCTGGTGCACATGCTGGAGGAAGCGCTGCGCAATATCGCCAGCCATGCGCAAGCCAGCGAAGTGGAGGTGATCGTGGACGACAACGAAGATGAAGTGATGCTGACGGTGAAGGACAACGGCGTCGGCCTCAGCGGCCCGGTGCCGGCCGTGCCCGAACTGGCGGACCACAAGTTCGGCCTGCGCATGGTGCGCGAGCGCGCCGCCTACCTGGGCGGCACGCTGACGGTTTGTTCGGGACCCGAGCGCGGCGTCACGCTCAGCATGATCCTGCCCAAGCCCAAGCCCAGCCCTAGTGCAGCTTGA
- a CDS encoding response regulator, which yields MPKIDKPKILVVNDDANSLFALTSLLAQWAEQEGYEVLAARSGQDALRQVLMHDFAVILLDVNMPGMDGFETAAAIHARARSADIPIIFITAFLADELDRLKAYQHGAVDFLFTPVIPQILYAKISVFVALAMKNEELKKQARQLSQRTTELTATNLRLTREIEERQTVERQNHAKDEFLAMLGHELRNPLSAISSAASLIGLPGVSADGVQRAKKIIQRQSQHLGRIVDDLLDLSRAMSGKILLNRVPIDLATLVAQTLETYRATGRSTDYELEQDLDPGWIAGDATRLEQITSNLIDNALKYTQPGGRIEVRTWTENDEVVLSVRDTGVGISAELLPHVFDVFVQGSSTLDRSQGGLGIGLSLVRRLAELHGGSIEADSKGPKRGSTFTLRMPRIEHLAITAPAPATAAGEHGKPRVLLIEDNDDGREMMTMMLCGYGYSVEAAADGLLGLAAARSYGPHLALVDIGLPGIDGYEVARRLRADPATRAIKLVALTGYGQAEDLRRVMDAGFDRHLVKPVDIDQLMEVIDTCAQLPVPVKQ from the coding sequence GTGCCTAAAATAGACAAACCAAAGATTCTGGTTGTAAACGACGACGCCAACAGCCTGTTCGCGCTGACCAGCCTGCTCGCCCAATGGGCCGAGCAAGAAGGCTATGAGGTCCTTGCCGCCCGCTCCGGGCAGGACGCCCTGCGCCAGGTGCTCATGCACGACTTCGCCGTGATCCTGCTGGACGTGAACATGCCCGGCATGGACGGCTTTGAAACCGCCGCCGCCATCCACGCCCGCGCGCGCTCGGCCGACATTCCCATCATCTTCATCACCGCCTTCCTCGCCGACGAACTGGACCGCCTCAAGGCTTACCAGCACGGCGCGGTGGATTTCCTGTTCACACCGGTGATTCCGCAGATCCTGTACGCCAAGATTTCGGTGTTCGTGGCGCTGGCGATGAAGAACGAAGAACTCAAGAAGCAGGCCCGCCAGCTGAGCCAGCGCACCACCGAACTGACCGCCACCAACCTGCGCCTGACGCGCGAGATCGAAGAGCGCCAGACCGTCGAGCGGCAAAACCACGCCAAGGATGAATTCCTGGCCATGCTCGGCCACGAACTGCGCAATCCGCTGAGCGCCATCAGCAGCGCCGCTTCGCTGATCGGCCTGCCCGGCGTGTCGGCCGATGGCGTGCAGCGCGCCAAAAAGATCATCCAGCGCCAAAGCCAGCACCTGGGCCGCATCGTCGACGACCTGCTGGACCTGTCGCGCGCCATGTCGGGCAAGATCCTGCTGAACCGCGTGCCGATCGACCTGGCCACGCTGGTGGCGCAGACCCTGGAAACCTACCGCGCCACCGGCCGCAGCACCGATTACGAGCTGGAGCAGGATCTCGATCCGGGCTGGATCGCCGGCGATGCGACCCGGCTGGAGCAAATCACCAGCAACCTGATCGACAACGCCCTGAAATACACCCAGCCCGGCGGCCGCATCGAAGTGCGCACCTGGACCGAAAACGACGAGGTGGTGCTGAGCGTGCGCGACACCGGGGTCGGCATTTCGGCCGAGCTGCTGCCGCATGTGTTCGACGTGTTCGTGCAAGGCAGCAGCACGTTGGACCGCTCGCAGGGCGGGCTCGGCATCGGCCTGTCGCTGGTGCGGCGCCTGGCCGAACTGCACGGCGGCAGCATCGAGGCCGACAGCAAGGGCCCCAAGCGGGGCAGCACCTTCACGCTGCGCATGCCGCGCATCGAGCACCTGGCCATCACGGCGCCGGCGCCGGCCACGGCCGCCGGCGAACACGGCAAGCCGCGCGTGCTGCTGATCGAAGACAACGACGATGGCCGCGAAATGATGACCATGATGTTGTGCGGCTACGGCTACAGCGTGGAAGCGGCCGCCGACGGCTTGCTGGGGCTGGCAGCCGCCCGCAGCTATGGGCCGCATCTGGCGCTGGTGGACATCGGCCTGCCCGGTATCGACGGCTACGAAGTGGCTCGCCGCCTGCGCGCCGATCCGGCCACGCGCGCCATCAAGCTGGTCGCCCTCACCGGCTACGGCCAGGCCGAGGACTTGCGCCGGGTGATGGACGCCGGCTTCGACCGCCACCTGGTCAAGCCGGTCGATATCGACCAGCTGATGGAGGTGATCGACACCTGCGCGCAGCTTCCTGTTCCCGTCAAACAATAG
- a CDS encoding diguanylate cyclase, protein MPSRDEILNAKILVVDDSADNVDLMLEILREAGYTDVSSTMLPEQVCPMHRQHCYDLILLDLQMPGLNGFQVMKGLKEIEQGGYLPVLALTAQPSFKIAALEAGARDFISKPFDLLEVHKRIHNMLEVRLLYKELAQYSRQQQELALHDPLTSLPNRRLLEDRISTVLQHAARQQNKAAVMYLDLDGFKIINDTHGHAYGDEILKQVAQRLVGCSRKEDTVARVGGDEFVIVMGNISAVGDTQEPCNKLIEAVSQPYLVNGLTLQLSTSIGVGIFPDDAVEVAPLIAAADGALYEAKRSGKNRCCTAQMLATPPAHHHTLSATPA, encoded by the coding sequence ATGCCGAGCCGAGACGAAATCCTGAACGCCAAAATCCTGGTGGTGGATGACAGCGCAGACAACGTCGACCTGATGTTGGAGATCCTGCGCGAGGCCGGCTATACCGATGTGTCGTCCACCATGTTGCCGGAACAGGTGTGCCCGATGCACCGCCAGCATTGCTACGACCTGATTTTGCTGGACCTGCAGATGCCGGGCCTGAACGGCTTCCAGGTCATGAAGGGCCTGAAGGAGATCGAACAAGGCGGCTACCTGCCCGTGCTCGCCCTGACCGCCCAGCCGAGCTTCAAGATCGCCGCGCTGGAGGCCGGCGCGCGCGACTTCATCAGCAAGCCTTTCGACCTGCTCGAAGTACACAAACGCATCCACAATATGTTGGAAGTACGCCTGCTGTATAAAGAATTGGCGCAGTACAGCCGCCAGCAGCAGGAACTGGCCCTCCACGATCCATTGACCAGCCTGCCCAACCGCCGCTTGCTGGAAGACCGTATATCCACGGTACTGCAACACGCCGCGCGCCAGCAGAACAAGGCGGCCGTGATGTACCTGGACCTGGACGGCTTCAAGATCATCAACGACACCCACGGCCATGCCTATGGCGACGAAATCCTCAAGCAGGTTGCGCAGCGCCTGGTCGGCTGCTCGCGCAAGGAAGACACCGTGGCGCGCGTAGGCGGCGACGAATTCGTTATCGTCATGGGCAATATCAGCGCCGTGGGCGATACGCAGGAGCCGTGCAACAAGCTGATCGAAGCGGTATCGCAGCCGTACCTGGTCAACGGCCTGACGCTGCAACTGTCGACCAGCATCGGGGTCGGCATCTTCCCGGACGATGCGGTGGAGGTGGCGCCGCTGATCGCGGCCGCCGACGGCGCGCTCTATGAAGCCAAGCGCTCCGGCAAAAACCGCTGCTGCACCGCGCAGATGCTGGCCACGCCACCGGCCCACCACCACACCCTGTCGGCCACGCCGGCCTGA
- a CDS encoding ATP-binding protein — protein sequence MMPNAPHTPLVTSSLAPDAHEELLRAREALRQSQLELRALANSMPQLAWIAEQDGAMIWYNERWYAYTGTTPEQMAGDGWQRVYAPDCLGAVESHWEHSRKTGTPFELEVPIRSASGEFRWFLTRANPVHRCDGSVLRWFGTSTDVDQVKRAQEALRDETAVLELLNRTGAMLASQRDLQPLLQEVTDAATSISGARFGAFFYNTTDSSGEALILHTLSTGAPSALSTFDQPRATALFGPSMRGEGTIRCDDLLKDPRYGKNDPYVGMPSGHPPVRSFLSVPVALRNGAVIGCLFFGHPQPGIFNERTERIIGGIAAQAAVAIDNARLYEASQQAAEERKVLLDSERQARAETERTSQLKDEFLATLSHELRTPLTAILGWAQVLRRGSRNQADLDRGLQTIERNARAQAQLIEDLLDMSSITSGKVRLDMQPLAPAAIAAAAIESVRPAAEAKQIRISRAYAAAPGMVSGDANRLQQILWNLLTNAIKFTPRGGNVEVGVRRDGDQIAITVRDSGIGIAPGFLDHVFERFRQADATTTRQHGGLGLGLAIVKHLVEQHGGTIAVASEGAGHGATFTLRLPAHESEASSAPADADADVVAASNGAAHDLSGVQVLVVDDEDDARELITRILSDCNAEVLTAATATEALELLQHKRPDLMVSDLGMPDVDGYGLLDRIRALGPARGGDLPAIALTAFARSEDRVKALSSGFLAHIAKPVEPNELIAKVVNASVVRRAA from the coding sequence ATGATGCCGAACGCCCCGCACACCCCCCTTGTCACTTCGTCTTTAGCGCCGGACGCGCACGAGGAACTGCTACGCGCGAGGGAAGCCCTGCGTCAGAGCCAGCTGGAGTTGCGGGCGCTCGCCAACTCCATGCCCCAGCTGGCCTGGATCGCCGAGCAGGACGGCGCCATGATCTGGTACAACGAACGCTGGTACGCCTACACCGGCACCACGCCCGAGCAGATGGCCGGCGACGGCTGGCAGCGGGTCTACGCGCCCGATTGCCTGGGCGCCGTGGAATCGCACTGGGAGCATTCGCGCAAGACCGGCACGCCGTTCGAGCTGGAAGTGCCGATCCGCAGCGCCAGCGGCGAATTCCGCTGGTTTCTCACGCGCGCCAATCCGGTCCACCGCTGCGACGGCAGCGTGCTGCGCTGGTTCGGCACCAGCACCGACGTCGACCAGGTCAAGCGCGCGCAGGAAGCGCTGCGCGACGAGACGGCCGTGCTGGAGCTGCTCAACCGCACCGGCGCCATGCTGGCGTCGCAACGCGATCTGCAACCGCTGCTGCAGGAAGTGACCGACGCCGCCACCAGCATCAGCGGCGCGCGCTTCGGCGCCTTCTTTTACAACACCACCGACAGCAGCGGCGAGGCGCTGATCCTGCACACGTTGTCCACCGGCGCGCCGTCGGCCTTGTCGACATTCGACCAGCCGCGCGCCACCGCCCTGTTCGGCCCCAGCATGCGCGGCGAAGGCACGATCCGCTGCGACGACCTGCTTAAAGACCCACGCTATGGCAAGAACGATCCCTATGTCGGCATGCCGAGCGGCCATCCGCCGGTGCGCAGCTTCCTGTCGGTGCCGGTGGCGCTGCGCAACGGCGCGGTGATCGGCTGCCTGTTCTTCGGCCATCCGCAGCCTGGCATCTTCAACGAGCGCACCGAACGCATCATCGGCGGCATCGCCGCGCAGGCCGCAGTGGCCATCGACAACGCCCGCCTGTACGAAGCGTCGCAACAGGCGGCAGAGGAACGCAAGGTCCTGCTCGACAGCGAACGCCAGGCGCGCGCCGAGACCGAGCGCACCAGCCAGCTCAAGGATGAATTCCTGGCCACCCTGTCGCACGAGCTGCGCACCCCGCTCACCGCCATCCTCGGCTGGGCCCAGGTGCTGCGGCGCGGCAGCCGCAACCAGGCCGATCTCGATCGCGGCCTGCAAACCATCGAACGCAACGCCCGCGCCCAGGCCCAGCTGATCGAAGACCTGCTGGACATGAGCAGCATCACCTCCGGCAAGGTACGGCTGGACATGCAGCCGCTGGCGCCGGCCGCCATCGCCGCCGCCGCCATCGAATCGGTGCGTCCGGCGGCCGAGGCCAAGCAGATCCGCATCAGCCGTGCATACGCAGCGGCGCCCGGCATGGTCTCCGGCGACGCCAACCGCCTGCAGCAGATCCTGTGGAACCTGCTGACCAACGCCATCAAGTTCACGCCGCGCGGCGGCAACGTGGAAGTCGGCGTGCGGCGCGACGGCGACCAGATCGCCATCACGGTGCGCGACAGCGGCATCGGCATCGCGCCCGGCTTCCTCGACCACGTGTTCGAGCGCTTCCGCCAGGCCGACGCCACCACCACGCGCCAGCATGGCGGACTCGGGTTGGGACTGGCCATCGTCAAGCATCTGGTGGAACAGCACGGCGGCACCATCGCCGTGGCCAGCGAAGGCGCCGGCCACGGCGCCACCTTCACCCTGCGCCTGCCTGCGCACGAGAGCGAGGCGTCATCGGCACCGGCCGATGCCGATGCCGATGTGGTAGCGGCCTCAAATGGTGCGGCGCATGACCTGAGCGGCGTGCAAGTGCTGGTGGTGGACGACGAGGACGATGCCCGCGAACTCATCACCCGCATTCTCAGCGACTGCAACGCCGAGGTGCTGACGGCCGCCACCGCCACCGAAGCCTTGGAATTATTACAACACAAGCGGCCCGACCTGATGGTCAGCGACCTCGGCATGCCCGACGTGGACGGCTACGGGCTGCTGGACCGCATCCGCGCCCTGGGGCCGGCGCGCGGCGGCGACCTGCCGGCCATCGCCCTGACCGCCTTTGCCCGCTCGGAGGACCGCGTCAAGGCGCTGTCCAGCGGTTTCCTGGCGCATATCGCCAAGCCGGTCGAGCCCAATGAGCTGATCGCCAAGGTGGTCAACGCCAGCGTCGTCCGGCGCGCAGCATAA
- a CDS encoding response regulator, producing the protein MTAPSAITLPTPDWSHTALGDPAAWPASLRLTTDIMLNSPQAMLLMWSDQKIMVYNQAYVELTGLPGLRAPGGNVPAMQPAAWSWNAGVIADVRAGRSLAYRGCTLPVWHNGRVEPVTLDLYYTPVRDDTQVAGVLCTLALATLGAPAESNAPMRLLVVEDNGDARYLVCETLRALGHEVDAVASGEEALPYLEQHAYDVLFTDVSLPGMSGVDLARLARRDKPQLALLFASGYGEELTRRLDFPAQSLQKPYDIEQLQAVLERIAAGRRAA; encoded by the coding sequence ATGACTGCACCTTCCGCCATCACGCTCCCGACTCCCGACTGGTCGCACACCGCCCTGGGCGATCCCGCCGCCTGGCCCGCCAGCCTGCGCCTGACCACCGATATTATGCTCAATTCGCCGCAAGCCATGCTGCTGATGTGGAGCGATCAGAAAATCATGGTGTACAACCAAGCCTATGTCGAACTGACCGGCCTGCCCGGCCTGCGCGCTCCCGGCGGCAACGTGCCGGCCATGCAGCCGGCGGCGTGGAGCTGGAACGCCGGCGTCATCGCCGATGTGCGCGCCGGTCGCAGCCTGGCCTATCGCGGCTGCACGCTGCCGGTCTGGCACAACGGCCGCGTTGAACCGGTGACCCTCGACCTTTACTACACACCAGTTCGCGACGACACGCAAGTGGCCGGCGTCCTGTGCACGCTGGCGCTGGCCACCCTGGGCGCGCCGGCCGAAAGCAACGCGCCGATGCGCCTGCTGGTGGTGGAAGACAATGGAGACGCCCGCTACCTGGTCTGCGAAACCCTGCGCGCGCTCGGTCACGAGGTGGACGCCGTGGCCAGCGGCGAGGAGGCGCTGCCCTACCTGGAACAGCACGCCTACGATGTGCTGTTCACCGATGTCAGCCTGCCCGGCATGTCCGGCGTCGACCTGGCCCGCCTGGCGCGGCGCGACAAGCCGCAGCTGGCGCTGCTGTTTGCTTCCGGTTATGGCGAGGAATTGACGCGGCGCCTGGATTTTCCAGCTCAATCGTTGCAAAAACCCTACGATATCGAACAGCTGCAGGCAGTGCTGGAGCGCATCGCCGCCGGGCGTCGTGCGGCCTGA
- a CDS encoding alpha-hydroxy-acid oxidizing protein, with product MTIITSIEDLRVLAKKRVPRMFYDYADAGSWTESTYRANNEDFAKIKFRQRVAVNLENRSLASTMIGQDVAMPVALAPTGLTGMQHADGEILAAKAAEKFGVPFTLSTMSICSIEDIAANTRQPFWFQLYVMKDREFINRLIDRAKAARCSALVLTLDLQVLGQRHKDLRNGLSAPPKLTIANMLNLATKPRWCLGMLGTRRRSFGNIVGHATSVSDMSSLSSWTSQQFDLSLSWKDVEWIKQRWGGKLIIKGIMDAEDARLCVESGADALIVSNHGGRQLDGAESSIGALPAIADAVGKQIEVHMDGGIRSGQDVIKALALGAKGVYIGRPFLYGLGAMGEQGVSKCLDIIRNELDLTMAFCGLRDVRQVDQHILLPGSF from the coding sequence GTGACCATCATCACCAGCATTGAAGACCTGCGCGTTCTGGCGAAAAAGCGCGTGCCGCGCATGTTTTACGATTACGCCGATGCCGGATCCTGGACCGAATCCACCTACCGCGCCAACAACGAAGACTTCGCCAAGATCAAATTCCGCCAGCGCGTTGCCGTGAATCTGGAAAACCGCTCGCTGGCCAGCACCATGATCGGCCAGGACGTGGCCATGCCGGTGGCGCTGGCGCCGACCGGCCTGACCGGCATGCAGCACGCCGACGGCGAAATCCTTGCCGCCAAGGCCGCCGAAAAGTTCGGCGTGCCGTTCACGCTGTCGACCATGAGCATCTGCTCGATCGAAGACATCGCCGCCAACACCCGCCAGCCGTTCTGGTTCCAGCTCTACGTGATGAAGGACCGCGAGTTCATCAACCGCCTGATCGACCGCGCCAAGGCCGCGCGCTGCTCGGCGCTGGTGCTGACGCTGGACCTGCAGGTGCTGGGCCAGCGCCACAAGGACTTGCGCAACGGCCTGTCGGCGCCGCCCAAGCTTACCATCGCCAATATGCTCAACCTGGCCACCAAGCCGCGCTGGTGCCTCGGCATGCTGGGCACCCGGCGCCGCAGCTTCGGCAACATCGTCGGCCACGCCACGTCGGTGTCGGACATGTCGTCGCTGTCTTCCTGGACCAGCCAGCAGTTCGACCTCAGCCTGTCGTGGAAAGACGTGGAGTGGATCAAGCAGCGCTGGGGCGGCAAGCTGATCATCAAAGGCATCATGGACGCGGAAGACGCGCGGCTGTGCGTGGAAAGCGGCGCCGATGCGCTGATCGTCTCCAACCACGGCGGCCGCCAGCTCGACGGCGCCGAATCGTCGATCGGCGCGCTGCCGGCGATTGCCGACGCGGTGGGCAAGCAGATCGAAGTCCACATGGACGGCGGCATCCGCTCCGGCCAGGACGTGATCAAGGCGCTGGCGCTGGGCGCGAAGGGCGTCTACATCGGCCGTCCCTTCCTGTACGGGCTGGGCGCGATGGGCGAGCAGGGCGTGAGCAAATGCCTGGACATCATCCGCAACGAGCTGGACCTGACCATGGCCTTCTGCGGCCTGCGCGACGTGCGCCAGGTCGATCAACATATTTTGCTGCCGGGGAGTTTTTAA
- a CDS encoding VOC family protein: MHMVLLGVENVAHSATFYEALGWTRSPTSSDGFVKFNMGGYAISLINRNDLAKDALEPTAAKTGFSGVALIHMARQPQDVPRILAQAEAAGGVIVKPATRTHWGIAGYFKDPDGHLFEVDYEPVWVFDDAHHLVVDRIAGA, from the coding sequence ATGCACATGGTGCTGCTGGGCGTGGAGAACGTGGCGCATTCGGCGACATTTTACGAAGCCCTGGGCTGGACCCGGTCGCCGACCAGCAGCGACGGCTTCGTCAAGTTCAATATGGGCGGCTACGCGATCAGCCTGATCAACCGGAACGACCTCGCCAAGGATGCGCTTGAGCCGACCGCAGCAAAAACCGGCTTTTCCGGCGTCGCACTGATCCACATGGCGCGCCAGCCGCAAGACGTGCCGCGCATTTTGGCCCAGGCCGAGGCGGCGGGCGGGGTCATCGTCAAACCTGCCACGCGCACCCACTGGGGCATCGCCGGCTACTTCAAGGATCCCGATGGCCACCTGTTTGAAGTCGACTACGAACCGGTGTGGGTCTTCGATGACGCCCACCACCTCGTCGTCGACCGGATTGCCGGCGCGTAG